In the genome of Rhodoferax sp. BAB1, one region contains:
- a CDS encoding FAD-dependent oxidoreductase, with protein MRQEQLFDVVVVGGGGAGLAAAIEARESGRSVLLLEKNPALGGSTAWSIGSVTSSGTPHQKKRGIVDSPADHWADMPGFAGELDARDNPELRRILCNEMPATFQWLLDSGVRFMGPMPEPPHRQPRMHNVLPNSRSFIYHLGRRARRVGVEIRTSMRVTALLQEDGRITGVDAEGETGLMRYTARGGVVLAAGDFTNGPEFKARFMGAQEAKVEGVNLTATGDGQRLGESLGGTIVNGDLALGPEIRFIAPATETFVRRLPPWRWLAVFMQWSLDHLPQAILRPFMMKFLTTALAPSTTLFEQGAILVNQRGERFGSELDKPAWRLPDQPGKVGYIVIDQTLAQQFSAWPHFVSTAPGIAYAYIPDYRQNRPDVYAEAPTLAGLASQLGMDASVLASSVAAAPVRPLGVGPYVALGPVRSVFVHSEGGLMVDSQHRVLGADGRPVTGLYAAGSTGQGGLLLKGHGHHLAWAFVSGRRAGRLAAQAVR; from the coding sequence ATGCGGCAGGAGCAGCTGTTTGACGTGGTGGTGGTCGGCGGTGGCGGCGCCGGCCTGGCCGCCGCCATCGAGGCGCGCGAGAGCGGGCGCAGTGTGCTGCTGCTGGAGAAGAACCCGGCCCTGGGCGGCTCCACCGCCTGGTCCATCGGCTCGGTGACGTCCAGCGGCACGCCGCACCAGAAGAAGCGCGGCATCGTCGACAGCCCGGCCGATCACTGGGCCGACATGCCGGGGTTTGCCGGCGAGCTCGATGCGCGCGACAACCCCGAGCTGCGCCGCATCCTCTGCAACGAGATGCCCGCCACCTTCCAGTGGCTGCTCGACTCCGGCGTGCGCTTCATGGGTCCCATGCCCGAGCCGCCGCACCGCCAGCCGCGCATGCACAACGTGCTGCCCAATTCGCGCTCCTTCATCTACCACCTGGGCCGGCGCGCACGCCGCGTGGGCGTGGAGATCCGCACCAGCATGCGCGTGACCGCGCTGTTGCAGGAGGACGGCCGCATCACCGGCGTGGACGCCGAGGGCGAGACCGGCCTGATGCGCTACACGGCACGTGGTGGTGTGGTGCTGGCCGCAGGTGACTTCACCAACGGCCCCGAGTTCAAGGCGCGTTTCATGGGAGCGCAGGAGGCCAAGGTGGAGGGCGTGAACCTCACCGCCACCGGCGACGGCCAGCGTCTGGGCGAGAGCCTGGGCGGGACCATCGTCAACGGCGACCTGGCCCTGGGCCCCGAGATCCGTTTCATCGCACCGGCCACCGAGACCTTCGTGCGGCGCCTGCCGCCCTGGCGCTGGCTGGCGGTCTTCATGCAGTGGTCGCTGGACCACCTGCCGCAGGCCATCCTGCGGCCCTTCATGATGAAGTTCCTGACCACGGCGCTGGCGCCTTCGACCACGCTGTTCGAGCAGGGGGCCATCCTGGTCAACCAGCGCGGCGAGCGCTTCGGCAGCGAGCTGGACAAACCCGCCTGGCGCCTGCCCGACCAGCCCGGCAAGGTCGGCTACATCGTGATCGACCAGACGCTGGCCCAACAGTTCTCGGCCTGGCCGCACTTCGTGTCCACGGCGCCGGGCATCGCCTATGCCTACATCCCGGACTACCGCCAGAACCGGCCCGACGTCTACGCCGAGGCGCCCACGCTGGCCGGGCTGGCCAGCCAGCTGGGCATGGACGCGTCGGTGCTGGCGAGCAGCGTGGCGGCGGCCCCGGTGCGCCCTCTGGGCGTGGGGCCTTACGTGGCGCTGGGCCCGGTGCGTTCGGTGTTTGTGCACAGCGAGGGCGGCCTGATGGTGGACAGCCAGCACCGTGTACTGGGCGCCGACGGCCGGCCCGTGACGGGCCTGTACGCCGCGGGTTCCACCGGCCAGGGCGGCCTGCTGCTCAAGGGCCATGGCCACCATCTGGCCTGGGCTTTTGTCTCGGGCCGGCGTGCTGGCCGCCTGGCGGCCCAGGCCGTGCGCTGA